One Kazachstania africana CBS 2517 chromosome 5, complete genome DNA window includes the following coding sequences:
- the TRM8 gene encoding tRNA (guanine46-N7)-methyltransferase (similar to Saccharomyces cerevisiae TRM8 (YDL201W); ancestral locus Anc_8.448) → MKTGPLSQDPGSKRYAYRVNKEENRKELKHVKIDESTVTSTKGKKMDLPKKKFYRQRAHSNPFSDHQLEYPSCPGDMNWGKLYPYYYNDETKEMTKKVTIADIGCGFGGLLVDLSPEFPENLMLGMEIRVQVTNYVEDRIIALRNNHIGKYQNVNVIRGNAMKFLPNFFEKAQLEKMFFCFPDPHFKQRKHKARIITDTLLSEYAYVLKEGGVVYTITDVEDLHNWMVKHLTEHPLFERLNEEWETTDKCVSIMRNATEEGKKVARKQGAKYVACFKRLPDPTII, encoded by the coding sequence ATGAAGACTGGACCATTGTCGCAGGATCCCGGTTCAAAGCGTTATGCTTACCGTGTGAACAAAGAAGAGAATCGTAAGGAGTTGAAACATGTCAAGATCGATGAAAGTACAGTGACTAGCACGAAGGGTAAAAAGATGGATTtaccaaagaagaagttcTACAGACAAAGAGCGCATTCAAATCCATTCTCAGATCATCAGTTGGAATATCCATCGTGTCCGGGCGATATGAACTGGGGTAAATTGTATCCGTATTATTATAACGATGAGACTAAAGAAATGACCAAGAAAGTTACCATTGCCGATATAGGTTGTGGATTTGGTGGGTTACTTGTGGATCTTTCTCCGGAGTTCCCTGAAAACTTGATGCTCGGTATGGAGATCCGTGTGCAAGTGACGAACTATGTAGAGGATAGAATCATTGCGTTGAGAAACAATCATATTGggaaatatcaaaatgtTAACGTCATTAGAGGTAATGCtatgaaatttttaccaaatttctTCGAAAAGGCTCAATTGGAAAAGATGTTCTTTTGTTTCCCAGATCCACATTTCAAACAGAGAAAACACAAAGCCAGAATCATTACAGACACTCTTCTGAGTGAATATGCCTACGTGTTAAAGGAAGGTGGGGTTGTTTACACCATTACAGACGTGGAAGATTTACATAACTGGATGGTCAAGCATCTCACTGAGCATCCATTGTTTGAAAGATTGAACGAAGAATGGGAAACAACCGATAAATGTGTATCCATCATGAGAAATGCCACTGAAGAAGGTAAAAAGGTCGCGAGAAAACAAGGTGCCAAATACGTCGCATGCTTTAAGAGACTTCCAGATCCAACCATTATATAA
- the IVY1 gene encoding Ivy1p (similar to Saccharomyces cerevisiae IVY1 (YDR229W); ancestral locus Anc_8.450): MSSNLPTPERLPPHLSEFSSIVNNTQLEISTNGTPKTVSNVDVTTPFQRLSVSQNSRRPSSINSVGSSIADLETLITQKDVKSTKETLKNLAQASARYHKSLTENSQDSGDIAHLLEKLAKLKGCNDDTSMKLLSSSGLFHLISNHQLILAKIIKDTLVNNNILSEFDEDSKKLYSEFKLKNKQENANLKRRERVNSKLLKKHDKNLVSYRDSLNSLQDQLNVIETLRFNFFKDSYDLVDRTSAHVLKNFADVSMAQIELFENIARKGWSGGGLDDLLIGADDMFSKSAVGEDEQGDERNEDEAECSTNITTGSVPTMKSNVSNFRKDSVPTSTSSNDNDNTNEEQEEEEGENEEDDIYNNSFSLPLTHGDEPYNENTNPDELDSIDKSSNL, encoded by the coding sequence ATGTCTAGTAATCTACCAACACCTGAACGGTTGCCACCTCACCTCTCTGAATTTTCGTCCATAGTAAACAATACACAGCTGGAGATCTCGACTAACGGCACCCCCAAGACTGTCAGCAATGTCGACGTGACAACTCCCTTCCAGAGATTGAGTGTATCGCAGAACAGTCGTCGTCCCTCAAGTATTAACTCTGTGGGATCATCTATTGCGGATTTAGAGACCCTGATAACGCAGAAGGACGTGAAGAGTACTAAGGAAACCCTTAAGAATTTAGCTCAGGCAAGTGCCAGGTATCACAAGTCTCTTACGGAAAATTCACAAGATTCTGGCGATATTGCCCATTTACTAGAGAAATTGGCTAAATTGAAAGGTTGTAATGATGATACTTCtatgaaattattgagTTCTAGTGGGTTATTCCATTTAATTTCGAATCATCAATTGATACttgcaaaaattataaagGACACTTTAGTGAATAATAACATATTGAgtgaatttgatgaagactctaaaaaattgtattcTGAATTTAAATTGAAGAACAAGCAGGAGAATgctaatttgaaaagaagggAACGTGTTAATTCCAAGTTACTTAAGAAAcatgataaaaatttggtttCCTACAGAGATAGTTTAAATTCTTTACAGGATCAATTGAATGTAATTGAAACGTTAAggttcaattttttcaaggaTTCCTATGATTTAGTCGATAGGACGAGCGCCCACgtattaaagaattttgcAGATGTCTCAATGGCACAGATTGAACTGTTTGAAAATATAGCTCGTAAAGGCTGGTCCGGTGGTGGATTAGACGATTTATTGATCGGTGCTGACGATATGTTTAGCAAATCTGCTGTAGGTGAAGATGAACAAGGagatgaaagaaatgaagatgaagctGAATGTAGTACTAATATCACGACAGGAAGTGTGCCGACTATGAAAAGTAATGTTTCAAACTTTAGAAAGGATTCTGTTCCAACGAGTACTTCAAGCAATGATAACGACAATACCaatgaagaacaagaagaagaggagggggaaaatgaggaagatgaCATTTACAATAATTCGTTTTCTTTACCGTTGACGCATGGTGATGAACCATATAACGAAAATACCAATCCAGATGAACTTGATTCCATAgataaatcatcaaatttgtaa